A part of Aegilops tauschii subsp. strangulata cultivar AL8/78 chromosome 2, Aet v6.0, whole genome shotgun sequence genomic DNA contains:
- the LOC109744526 gene encoding (+)-neomenthol dehydrogenase yields MDHAKEPSPTRAWWSRDTVAVVTGANRGIGHSVAARLAEHGLTVVLTARDGERGEAAAAPLRDRGLAVVFRRLDVSDPASVAAFAAWLRDTVGGLDILVNNAAVSFNEIDTNSVEHAETVLNTNFYGTKLLTEALLPLFRRSPATSRILNISSQLGLLNKVRNPSLRRLLLDEETLTEGKIEAMVSQFLAQVKDGTWAENGWPKVWTDYAVSKLAVNAYTRVLARRLQSGGERVSVNCFCPGFTRTDMTKGWGKRTAEEVADFGARLALLPPGELPTGTFFKWRTPQLYSKL; encoded by the exons ATGGACCATGCCAAGGAGCCGTCTCCCACGCG GGCGTGGTGGTCGAGGGACACGGTGGCCGTGGTGACGGGCGCCAACCGGGGCATCGGCCACTCGGTGGCCGCGCGGCTCGCGGAGCACGGCCTCACCGTCGTGCTCACCGCGCGGGACGGCGAGCGCGgggaggccgccgccgcgccgctccgCGACCGCGGGCTCGCCGTCGTCTTCCGCCGCCTCGACGTCTCCGACCCCGCCTCCGTCGCCGCCTTCGCCGCCTGGCTCCGCGACACCGTCGGCGGCCTCGACATCCTG GTGAACAATGCCGCGGTGTCGTTCAACGAGATCGACACCAACTCGGTGGAGCACGCGGAGACGGTCCTCAACACCAACTTCTACGGGACCAAGCTGCTGACCGAGGCGCTCCTGCCCCTCTTCCGGCGATCGCCGGCCACCAGCCGGATTCTCAACATCAGCTCGCAGCTTGGCCTTCTTAAC AAGGTGCGCAACCCGTCGCTGAGGAGGCTGCTCCTGGACGAGGAGACCCTGACGGAGGGCAAGATCGAGGCCATGGTGTCGCAGTTCCTGGCGCAGGTCAAGGACGGGACGTGGGCGGAAAACGGGTGGCCCAAGGTGTGGACGGACTACGCCGTCTCCAAGCTGGCGGTAAACGCCTACACCCGCGTCCTGGCGCGCCGGCTGCAGTCCGGCGGCGAGCGCGTCAGCGTCAACTGCTTCTGCCCCGGGTTCACGCGGACCGACATGACCAAGGGGTGGGGCAAGCGCACCGCCGAGGAGGTGGCCGACTTCGGCGCCCGGCTGGCGCTGCTCCCGCCCGGCGAGCTCCCCACCGGCACCTTCTTCAAGTGGCGCACGCCGCAGCTCTACTCCAAGCTGTGA